One genomic region from Artemia franciscana chromosome 17, ASM3288406v1, whole genome shotgun sequence encodes:
- the LOC136037910 gene encoding uncharacterized protein LOC136037910 isoform X2, which yields MLSGLKPSANQVTSGNISCQNFSSITLSVIHEQESNQLSTLANLSRSKFKPNQQAMLHNQEIRLKVYKEIRKSGKSLKPSANQVTSGNISCQNFSSITLSVIHEQESNQLSTLANLSRSKFKPNQQAMLHNQEIRLKVYQEIRKSGKNFSLILSPFKDLKGS from the exons atgctttcAGGTTTGAAGCCATCTGCCAATCAAGTCACTTCTGGAAACATTTCATGTCAAAACTTCAGCAGCATAACATTAAGCGTTATCCATGAGCAAGAAAGTAACCAGCTTAGTACGTTAGCGAATCTTTCGAGAAGCAAGTTTAAGCCTAATCAGCAAGCTATGCTTCATAATCAAGAAATCAGACTGAAGGTTTATAAGGAAATCAGAAAATCGGGAAAGA GTTTGAAGCCATCTGCCAATCAAGTCACTTCTGGAAACATTTCATGTCAAAACTTCAGCAGCATAACATTAAGCGTTATCCATGAGCAAGAAAGTAACCAGCTTAGTACGTTAGCGAATCTTTCGAGAAGCAAGTTTAAGCCTAATCAGCAAGCTATGCTTCATAATCAAGAAATCAGACTGAAGGTTTATCAGGAAATCAGAAAATCGGGAAAGA
- the LOC136037910 gene encoding uncharacterized protein LOC136037910 isoform X1, protein MLSGLKPSANQVTSGNISCQNFSSITLSVIHEQESNQLSTLANLSRSKFKPNQQAMLHNQEIRLKVYKEIRKSGKSLKPSANQVTSGNISCQNFSSITLSVIHEQESNQLSTLANLSRSKFKPNQQAMLHNQEIRLKVYQEIRKSGKKSYEQAFDSIAEQRQNSVLTLYG, encoded by the exons atgctttcAGGTTTGAAGCCATCTGCCAATCAAGTCACTTCTGGAAACATTTCATGTCAAAACTTCAGCAGCATAACATTAAGCGTTATCCATGAGCAAGAAAGTAACCAGCTTAGTACGTTAGCGAATCTTTCGAGAAGCAAGTTTAAGCCTAATCAGCAAGCTATGCTTCATAATCAAGAAATCAGACTGAAGGTTTATAAGGAAATCAGAAAATCGGGAAAGA GTTTGAAGCCATCTGCCAATCAAGTCACTTCTGGAAACATTTCATGTCAAAACTTCAGCAGCATAACATTAAGCGTTATCCATGAGCAAGAAAGTAACCAGCTTAGTACGTTAGCGAATCTTTCGAGAAGCAAGTTTAAGCCTAATCAGCAAGCTATGCTTCATAATCAAGAAATCAGACTGAAGGTTTATCAGGAAATCAGAAAATCGGGAAAGA AGTCTTATGAACAAGCGTTTGATTCAATCGCAGAACAGCGTCAGAACAGCGTCCTAACCTTATATGGTTAA